The DNA region CCAAGCAAGGCCCGTGTACCCCGGTTCGGCCCGGCGCGCCTCGGCGTCGGGGAGGCGGACGAGGTCGACGATCAGCGGGCCGCCGCCCTGCGGCAGGGCCGACAGGACGGCCGGGTCCCTCGTTCCGACCACGCACACCTCGGCGTGCTCGAGCACCTCGTCGACGGACTCCGCGAGCAGCTGCGCGAGGTGCGGCAGCCTGGTCTCGATGTACTCGCGGTTCGCGCCGAGCAGCCGGGAGAGGTTCACGTTGGGGTCGTAGATCCGCAGGTCGTAGCCCTTGCCGAAGAGCCGCTCGGCCAGCTCCACCAGCGGGCTCTCCCGGAGGTCGTCGGTGCCGGGCTTGAAGGACAGGCCGAACAGGCCCACCCGGCGCCTGCCGGTGCGCTCGACCAGCTCCACCGCGCGCTGCAGGTGGTCGGAGTTGGAGGGCAGCACGTGGGACAGGATGGGCACCGAGACGTCGGCCCGCTGCGCCGCGTGGACCAGGCTGCGCAGGTCCTTGGGCAGGCAGGAGCCGCCGAAGGCGAAGCCGGGCCGCAGGTAGGCGGGGCTGATGTTCAGTTTGCGGTCGGCCAGGAAAACGTCCATCACCTGGTGCGAGTCCACCCCGAGCGCCTGGCAGACCGCGCCCAGCTCGTTCGCGAAGCCGATCTTGAGGCCGTGGAACGCGTTGTCCGCGTACTTGATCGCCTCGGCCGTCGGGACCGGCACCCGGAACACCTCGCCGGGCAGTCCCTCGTACAGCGCCGCGACCACGTCGCCGCTCGCCCGGTCGAGCTGGCCGATGACGGTCTTGGGCGGGTCGAAGAAGTCCCGCACGCTGGTGCCCTCGCGCAGGAACTCCGGGTTGACCGCGACCCCGAAGTCCACCCCGGCCGTGCCCCCGGTGTGCTTCTCCAGGATCGGCACCAGCAGGTTCAGGCAGGTGCCCGGGAGCATGGTGCTGCGGAACACGACGGTGTGCCGCCCGCCCCGCTCGGCCACCGCGGCACCGATCTGCTCGGCGACCCGCTCCAGGTAGGTGGTGCACACGCTGCCGTTGGGCTCCGACGGCGTGCCCACGCAGACCAGCGACACGTCGCTGCCCAGGATCGCCTCGCGGACGTCGCCGGTGGCGCGCAACGCCCCCGACCGTACGACCTCGGCGATGAGTTCGCCGATCCGCTCCTCGACCACCGGGGCCTTGCCGTCGTTGACCAGGTCGACCTTCACCCGGTTGACGTCCACCCCGATGACCTCGTGGCCCAGACTGGCCAGGCACGCGGCCGACACGCAGCCCACGTAGCCGAGCCCCAGGACGCTGATCCTCATGACCCGTTCCTCCCCTCGGGCAGGCCGGTTCGGCCGGCCATCCGCGCGCCGATCGGACGGCGCCCCCCCACCCATCAGTAGGCCCCCTGCCCCTGGAGCACCGCACGCAGCGTCTTCCACAAGATCACCGCGTCCAGGGCGAGCGACCAGTCCTCCACGTACCGCAGGTCCAGGCGCACCGCCTCCTCCCACGGCAGGTCACTGCGTCCGCTGATCTGCCACAGGCCGGTGAGCCCGGGCTTGACGAGCAGCCGCCGGCGGATGTCCGGGCCGTAGGCGGCGGACTCCTCCGGCAACGGAGGCCGCGGCCCGACGAGCGACATCGAGCCGGTGAGCACGTTGAGCAGCTGCGGGAGCTCGTCGAGCGAGTACCGCCGCAGCACTCCGCCGACCCGGGTCACCCGAGGGTCCCGGCGGAGCTTGAACAGCAGGCCGGCGCCCTCGTTGCGGTCGGCCAGCTCGGCCCGGGCCCGGTCCGCCCCGGGAACCATGGTGCGGAACTTGACCAGGGTGAACTGGCGGCCGTCCTTGCCGACCCGGTGCTGGCGGTAGAACACCCCGCCCCGGCTGTCCACCAGGACGAGCAGCCCGACGAGCAGCATCAGCGGCGCGAACAGGACGAGCAGGATCGCGGCGCCGAGCCGGTCGACGACCGCCTTGACCGCCCGCGGGCCCCCGGTGAAGGCCGGCATGCTGACCCGCAGCATCGGCATCCCGAGCACCGCGTCGACGTGCAGCCGCGGTCCGGCCACCTCCATCAGCACCGGCGCCACGACCATCTCGGCGTCGCCGCCCTCCAGGTTCCAGGCCAGCCGCTGCAGCCGGTCCGGTGTCCAGTACGGGTCCGGGGTGACCGCGACGACCCGGTAGCCGTCGCGGCGGACGTGGTTGGCGACGTCCGTCAGCCGGCCGACCACCGGCACTCCGTCCAGCCGGTCACCGCCCGGGCCGAGCGCGTACGGCGTGCACACCGCCTCCACCCGCCAGCCCAGGTGCGGGAACTTGCGGGTCCGGGCGATCAGGTCGCGCACGGTGGCCGGGCTGCCGGCGGCGAGCACCGGGCGCAGGCAGCGTCCGTAGTTGCGCTGTTTGTGCAGCCACAGGCGCAGCAGGTACCGCTCGGTCATGGTGACGAGCGTGATCGCCGGGATCGCGACGAAGACCCAGAGCTTGATGTTGTGCGAGGTGAGGGCGATCCCGCCGAGTGCGAGGACGACGGCCGCCGTGAACAGTGAGCGTCCGAGGCGGCGGAACTCCTCGGCGCCCTCGCCGAGCACGGCCGGAGCCCACGCGCGGGTCGTCGCCAGCGCCCCCAGTACCAGCAGCTCGGTGCCGAAGGCGAGGATTCCCCATTTCTCGTGCCAGTTCGACGCGTTCCGAACCCCGAAGAATCCGCCGATCGCCGCCACCACGAAGGCGGTGGCCACGGTGTCGCTGATGATCACGGTACGGCGGTACTGCTGCTCCCAGTCGATCACGGACCGGCTGAGTCTCCCGTTCACCCGACGCCGCGGCGCCGATGGAAACGGGCGGACTAATTCTCCTTCCCCCTGCTCAACAGCCCCGTCCAGGTTGCCAGTGGGTTCGACGTGCTCGCTCCACACGGTTCCTCCCCCCGGGAGGCCTGCGCCTCCCGCACCTGTTCGTTCCTCCCCCCGGGAGGCCCTGCCTCCCGTGCCGCGCTGTTCCTATCCGCGGGAGTTCCCGCCTCCCGCGCATGGCGAAATTGCCGGATTCCCGAGGTGCGCGGGAACCCGCCGACGGTTGCTCTCCACACTCAGGGCCCGTTTTCGGACACCAGGAATTTCCCACCCAACGTCTTCCGCCGGGGACGCGACCACCGACCGTCCGCAGCACCGGACTTGAAGATCATGAAGTCTCGCCTCGCGCCCAACCGTTGCGAAGTGAAAGTCAATCTAGAGCATCGGGGGCACCCGAAGAGGGGGATATGTGAAACACATGGTCGAAGTTTGAAGTCGGATCTACCGAATGATCACCTCGGGGGGCTCCGGGAAGCCGAGGACGTGCGGTGTGACCTGTGACGACGCGCCCGACCGGGCACGCGGAGGGTCCACTGGTGCGGAGAAGTCCGGCACCCCGGCCGGGAGTTGGCATGCTCGGCCGGTGACCTCGACGGTCGCCGCCCGGCCGGCGGGAACGGTGAGGGTGGCGTAGGTGTGGCTGACGCCGTCCACGGTGAGGCCGCCGATGCCCTCACTGCCCTCGGCGGCACCACCGCTCCGTCACTGCGCCCCGCCACTCCGCCAGCCCGGACAGCGTCAGCGGATGGACACCGTGGCCGGCCGCACGCAGGTGCGGGACCACGTCCTCCCAGGCCCACGCCCCGAGCCGGGCGCCGGCCACCAGTACGAAGTGCACCATTCCCGCACCCTAGGACCTGTCTTCACCCACATGTCCCGCGCCCTCCCGTGACCCCCTTGCTCAGCCGCCGAGAACGGCGTCGACCTCCACCTCGACCAGCCACTCGGGGTCGATGAAGCGGGAGACCTCGACGAAGGTGGTGACCGGCCGGATCGCCGCGAAGCGCTCCCCGTGGGCCCGGGCGGCCTCCTCC from Kitasatospora cathayae includes:
- a CDS encoding nucleotide sugar dehydrogenase, with product MRISVLGLGYVGCVSAACLASLGHEVIGVDVNRVKVDLVNDGKAPVVEERIGELIAEVVRSGALRATGDVREAILGSDVSLVCVGTPSEPNGSVCTTYLERVAEQIGAAVAERGGRHTVVFRSTMLPGTCLNLLVPILEKHTGGTAGVDFGVAVNPEFLREGTSVRDFFDPPKTVIGQLDRASGDVVAALYEGLPGEVFRVPVPTAEAIKYADNAFHGLKIGFANELGAVCQALGVDSHQVMDVFLADRKLNISPAYLRPGFAFGGSCLPKDLRSLVHAAQRADVSVPILSHVLPSNSDHLQRAVELVERTGRRRVGLFGLSFKPGTDDLRESPLVELAERLFGKGYDLRIYDPNVNLSRLLGANREYIETRLPHLAQLLAESVDEVLEHAEVCVVGTRDPAVLSALPQGGGPLIVDLVRLPDAEARRAEPGYTGLAW
- a CDS encoding sugar transferase — translated: MDGAVEQGEGELVRPFPSAPRRRVNGRLSRSVIDWEQQYRRTVIISDTVATAFVVAAIGGFFGVRNASNWHEKWGILAFGTELLVLGALATTRAWAPAVLGEGAEEFRRLGRSLFTAAVVLALGGIALTSHNIKLWVFVAIPAITLVTMTERYLLRLWLHKQRNYGRCLRPVLAAGSPATVRDLIARTRKFPHLGWRVEAVCTPYALGPGGDRLDGVPVVGRLTDVANHVRRDGYRVVAVTPDPYWTPDRLQRLAWNLEGGDAEMVVAPVLMEVAGPRLHVDAVLGMPMLRVSMPAFTGGPRAVKAVVDRLGAAILLVLFAPLMLLVGLLVLVDSRGGVFYRQHRVGKDGRQFTLVKFRTMVPGADRARAELADRNEGAGLLFKLRRDPRVTRVGGVLRRYSLDELPQLLNVLTGSMSLVGPRPPLPEESAAYGPDIRRRLLVKPGLTGLWQISGRSDLPWEEAVRLDLRYVEDWSLALDAVILWKTLRAVLQGQGAY